The sequence TTTGCAGAACTAGTTCGCTGCGCTTTTTTTATTTGAGCGCGTGTCGGCCCGTCTTTCCGTTTCGGGAAAATGCTCGTGCCGTACCGTTTTGCGATCACAAGCCGATAAATAAAGTAAATTGCCGCGATGGCGATCACAGCTTTGCCAACCATTGAAAAGAAGCTGCCAATGTTGCTGAAAATGCCAATTGCCGCCAGTGCGAGCAAGACAACAAAAATGGTTTTCATTCGGTTATTCACGTCCATGTCCCCTTTCTAAATAAAAGCTTAAAGCTTGCGCAAACACGTTCGCAAAAATAGCGTCCATCGTCTAAAGCGGTTCCATGGACATACGGCCAAATGAGGAAGATACATGCACAAGGTTGTGAACATGCAAGATGGGGAAATTGAAGTTCTGATTTTATCGCTCATTCATTTATAAGTAAAGTATAAAACGTCTATGAACAGCGGGCAAGGCAAATTGACGAAGATTGGTTTTTAAAAGTATGTACGGCAAATCCTTGTTTATACCTTTTTTTAGCAAAAACGAACAAGCGTACAAGTATTTTTTCATTTAGGGCATGCTAGCAAATGGAGGTGTGCAAGCATGTCAAGAAGAAAAGAGTTGCATCGGCAAATACAAGAAGAAAAACAAATGAGCTTTACTACTAAAACGGTGTTGATCGGCTTTTTTGGTGGGCTTATTTGGTCTTTAATCGGCTATTTCTCTTATTATTTCAATTTTACACAAGTCGGGCCTTCCTTTGTCCTATTGCCATGGGCTTTAGGAGAATGGAAAACGGGCCACATTGGCCAGGTTGTTGGCGTTGGCGTCATTGCGATTTGCTCGATTGGGGTTGCGTTTTTGTACAAATGGATGCTGCAAAAAGTAAATAGCATCTGGCCTGGAGTCGGTTTTGGCGTATTGATATGGGTAATTGTTTTTTACATTCTTAATCCTTTTATTCCACAATTAAAACCAGTCCAATCGTACACAATTAATACACTGGTTACAACATTATGTCTATTTATCCTTTACGGGCTGTTTATCGGCTATTCGATTGCTTATGAGTATGCGGAACAAAACGAAGCTCGTCATTAATTAGAGCCCCGTTTCCCAGTGGCAAAAATTGTGCTACAATTTGCTTATTCAAGGAAGAAGCGAGGGATAGCCATGTCGATTGTAAAAACATTGCAAGCAAAGTTAAGCGATTATGAATTGGACGGTTTGCTTATTTCCAGCAGTATTAACCGCCGCTATGTCAGTGGGTTTACCGGAACGGCTGGCGCTGTTTTACTTACTGAAACAGACGCACTGTTTTTGACTGATTTTCGTTATACCGAACAAGCAATGAAACAAGTCGTTGATTGTTCTGTAATTGAACAAAAAGGCACGCTACCACAGGAAGTTGCCGCGCAAGTGGAACGTCTCCACATAAAGCGCCTTGGTTTTGAGAAAACACAGCTTACATATGCAGAATTTGAAACATATCAAAACTTGCTGGACAATACGAAATTGATCCCCGTTTCGCAAGTGGTTGAATCGCTTCGTATCATAAAAACAGAGGAAGAGATTGCGATTATGCAAAAAGCGGCAGCGATTGCCGATGAAGCGTTTGCCCATATTCAAGGATACATTAAACCTGGCGTAAGAGAAATAGATGTTTCCAACGAGCTGGAGTTTTTTATGCGCAAAAAAGGAGCGACGTCGTCTTCATTTGATATTATTGTTGCTTCTGGCGTTCGTTCTGCTTTGCCTCATGGCGTCGCTTCAGAAAAAACGATTGAGCATGGTGAATTGGTAACGCTCGATTATGGTGCTTATTATAATGGCTATTGTTCAGACATAACGCGGACGCTAGCAGTAGGGGATGTATCGGATGAATTGCTAGCTATTTATGAAACGGTCCGGGTTGCTCAAGAGCGAGCTGTTGAGGGCATTAAAGCAGGCATAACTGGCAAGGAAGGCGATGCCCTTGCACGAGATTACATTGCTGAAAAAGGGTATGGCCAATATTTTGGCCACTCAACAGGCCACGGGCTCGGCATGGAAGTACATGAAGGACCAAGTTTATCAACAAAATCGGATATTGTTTTGCAGCCAGGAATG is a genomic window of Shouchella clausii containing:
- a CDS encoding YqhR family membrane protein translates to MSRRKELHRQIQEEKQMSFTTKTVLIGFFGGLIWSLIGYFSYYFNFTQVGPSFVLLPWALGEWKTGHIGQVVGVGVIAICSIGVAFLYKWMLQKVNSIWPGVGFGVLIWVIVFYILNPFIPQLKPVQSYTINTLVTTLCLFILYGLFIGYSIAYEYAEQNEARH
- a CDS encoding M24 family metallopeptidase, coding for MSIVKTLQAKLSDYELDGLLISSSINRRYVSGFTGTAGAVLLTETDALFLTDFRYTEQAMKQVVDCSVIEQKGTLPQEVAAQVERLHIKRLGFEKTQLTYAEFETYQNLLDNTKLIPVSQVVESLRIIKTEEEIAIMQKAAAIADEAFAHIQGYIKPGVREIDVSNELEFFMRKKGATSSSFDIIVASGVRSALPHGVASEKTIEHGELVTLDYGAYYNGYCSDITRTLAVGDVSDELLAIYETVRVAQERAVEGIKAGITGKEGDALARDYIAEKGYGQYFGHSTGHGLGMEVHEGPSLSTKSDIVLQPGMVVTVEPGVYIPGVGGTRIEDDVVITENGNSTLTHSPRTLIHVGV